A section of the Tenrec ecaudatus isolate mTenEca1 chromosome 10, mTenEca1.hap1, whole genome shotgun sequence genome encodes:
- the PHB1 gene encoding prohibitin 1, whose product MAAKVFESIGKFGLALAIAGGVVNSALYNVDAGHRAVIFDRFRGVQDIVVGEGTHFLIPWVQKPILFDCRSRPRNVPVITGSKDLQNVNITLRILFRPVASQLPRIYTSIGEDYDERVLPSITTEILKSVVARFDAGELITQRELVSRQVSDDLTERAATFGLILDDVSLTHLTFGKEFTEAVEAKQVAQQEAERARFVVEKAEQQKKAAIISAEGDSKAAELIANSLATAGDGLIELRKLEAAEDIAYQLARSRNITYLPQGQSVLLQLPQ is encoded by the exons ATGGCTGCCAAGGTGTTTGAGTCCATCGGCAAGTTCGGCCTGGCCTTAGCCATTGCCGGAGGCGTGGTGAACTCCGCGCTCTATAACG TGGATGCGGGGCACAGAGCTGTCATCTTTGACCGGTTCCGTGGCGTCCAGGACATCGTGGTAGGGGAAGGGACTCACTTTCTCATCCCTTGGGTACAGAAACCAATCCTCTTCGACTGCCGCTCTCGGCCACGGAACGTGCCTGTCATCACTGGTAGCAAAG ATCTACAGAACGTCAACATCACGCTGCGCATCCTCTTCCGCCCGGTGGCCAGCCAGCTGCCGCGCATCTACACCAGCATCGGCGAGGACTACGATGAGCGTGTGCTGCCCTCCATCACCACCGAGATCCTCAAGTCCGTGGTG GCTCGCTTTGATGCTGGAGAACTAATCACCCAGAGGGAGCTGGTCTCCAGACAGGTGAGCGACGACCTCACGGAGCGAGCAGCCACCTTTGGGCTAATCCTGGATGACGTGTCCTTG ACGCATCTGACCTTCGGGAAGGAGTTCACAGAAGCAGTGGAAGCCAAGCAGGTGGCCCAGCAGGAAGCTGAGAGAGCCAGATTTGTGGTGGAAAAG gcTGAGCAGCAGAAGAAGGCAGCCATCATCTCGGCCGAGGGCGACTCCAAGGCCGCCGAGCTGATCGCCAACTCGCTGGCCACCGCCGGGGACGGGCTGATCGAGCTGCGCAAGCTGGAGGCGGCGGAGGACATTGCCTATCAGCTGGCGCGCTCCCGAAACATCACCTACCTGCCGCAGGGCCAGTCGGTGCTCCTCCAGCTGCCGCAGTGA